The nucleotide sequence GCAGCTAATGGCCTAGTCAAATAGAACCCAGAACCAAGGAAACACCGATTAGCAAAAAAGAAGCCAAGCCAAGCCACAAGTCAACAAATTGCCCAAACATCAGGCTCAAAAGACCAACAATGGaaccacaaaaaaatattaacagACTTTAAAAAAAGGGAAACTCGCCTTTGTTATCGCCAGTGCTCCACATGCGTGTTGGACTAAAATCACTTTTAATAGTCCAAACAAATTGATTCCCCTGCCCCGAACACTTGTGAATCGCTGAATCTTGGGACGTCGCTCCGCGTTGTTTTAATTTCTATGAAAGACGAGCGGTCTGCCGGCCGAACAACTCACTCTCCACTGACTGGCATATAAATAGACGGGTCGGCGGGGTCTGGTGATCAGTGCAAGCAGGTCTGTCAACGCGCAGTGCGAATTCATCGATCGATCACATATCTCCAGTCCAGCCGAAGAACCAGTCATCATGAAATTCTTGCTCCTGGTGCGTCTTCAGAGGATTATCACCAAGATAGCTTACTGACCCATGGATTATCCACATTTGTTCCTTTACAGACCGTGTTCCTTTGCCTGGCCGTGTGCTTCATGGTCACCAGTGCTGCTCCCCGAGAGGAGGCTATTCCCGAGGGTCTCGAAGGTCCTGGCAGTGAGTCCATCAACCCCTCCGACGACCAGGGCATCCTGCTCAAGCTGAAGCTGCTCAAGAAGCTCTTGTTCCTGGGCTAGACATTTCCACATCCCATTCATCGATTTTTAGCTTAACTATGTGTTTAGGTTCTTaagaagaaaacaaaaaaaagaaatcaaataaaaaatgtatttggtAACAAAACTTCAAAGTGCAATTTTTATGAAGTCCtttctctctttctcttttcTCTTTCTCAGAGAAAAATTCAAGTATTTCGTGCTTGAATCAAAAATTTTCAGTGTCAAAACTTTGCCAAGCAAATTCCAATCTCGAGAACAAAGTACGGCATTcaaatacgaatttttaagaCGTTTACGTTTTACGCTTTTATAACCTTTTGGTCTACAATCAAGTTTAAATAATTCTAATATCTAGGCAGGGAACAATTTAGATcgttttcttttgatttttaagTTTGAAAACAAATAGTGTGTCTTTTAAAGAAAggataaaaaacaaatattttttagccacaattttgaaatttaaacgGGCGAATATGTTGGAGGTATTTATTTTTGCGCGGTAGAAATCAAGTTCGTTTCTTAAGTCATTTGTTTGCTTTacctataaaataaaaatccaaCAAACCtttttttgaataattttttatttacaaaataagGCAGATCtaaacaaataatattttagttttgtgAAGTAAGGGTAGTGTGGTTGTAAAAACAATCTTCCTCCAAAAACAATAGAACATTTTcctatattttaaaatttgtttaataaattattcTTAAAGAGAAACTTTTATAGTTGtattaaagtttaaaaaagtATAATGAATTATAACGGTTTTAATGAtataacaaatatatttttgaaattttttaatacgACAAAAACTTTACTTAAACTATAAATTGTAATAAATCATTGAAAAATCATTGATAAAAAAGACATTGAAGAAAATCGTAACCCATTTATCTTAAAGTCAGCCCCTCGCTTTTGATTTATGTAGGACAGTGATTGGCCAATGCACGCATTTTAGGAAGATTCAGCTCGCTTTTCACACTCTCTCCCCAGAAACGATCCGAAACGGGTTTCCTGTCCATTCAGATCTAGGTAAGCAAAAACTCGACCCACCGCCAGTCATTAGCTCCTTTTCGGTCAATGATCGGTGATCCCATCCCATCCCCGAACCGACGTGACATAAGAAAGCCGACTTATATgaaaattacatttattttagtaACGATTACGTATACTTTACTCGTATGTATGTGGTTGTGTGTGTGCTTATGGGATTGTCTAAACAAAACGGGTTGAAAATCGAATGCAGTGGGGGAGGCAAGGTCCCAATTGGTTGGACTAGAATCTGAACTGAGCTTAGCTAACTGCTGGCGAATGCCTTCTAACCCAGAAGTTTCTTCAGCTTGAGCAGCTTCTTCAGCTTGAAGATGGCCTGCGGATCCTGGGGACGCTGGACATCATCGAAGGCTGGCTGGTAGATATTGTCCCCGATCAGGGACTCATCCACGGGCACCGCAGACACAAGAGCAAGGGCCACCAGGCACACAAAAAGGGTCTGAAAGGTAAAAAGAAATACGATATATTAATTAACTAAGGTTTTCGATATaaccaaaaattttaaatggctGACATACGAATTACTAAACCATTAGGTTAAGATTTTATATAATTAGTAAGGGGTTTTTAGTTTGAAAACTAGAGTTCCGCCAAAAAAGATCtgaaaaatttataataacaaataaaattttttgttgctATTAAATCAATGGTTTGAAAAAGTTCTTTTGTCTTAACAACTCAGAAAATGTTGATTTTCTGTGTAAAAGGAATTAAGTGTTATAGTGCAGGGTGTTACAGAAATCCTCTCCAACAAAAGTTGGTTGCAATTTATATTGATCTACCCTTTGATTTCAACCATATTTGGTTTGAAGAGATTTTAACCTTattaagttaaaatattaatatttataattataacagcctcaaattttaataatttaaaaagtaGCTGAAATTCAATAAGCTTATTAATCAAATTTTCTCTACAAAGAAGATAGAAAATCCGTTAGGAGTCACAGTTGACTCGAAATAATACCACGTAGAGTTTAGGTATTTAAGGAGATACTAATGTTGGTATCCTTTCCTTTCCTTGTAATAGGTACTCCTTAAGGAAACTAAGTCAAAAAACTCACCAGGGCTAGGTACTTCatggttgctgctgctgggtaGATGATTACGCTGATTAATCCAAAAATCGACTGCACCTAGCTCCATCTGCGATCAGGGCTTTTTATAGCCGAACTTTTGGTGACCATCGATGATAATGTCGTGTGTAAACTGCAGTCTGCAATGGAGAGGCGGACAAATGAACGATACATAAACAAAAGACCGTCGCATAAATAAGACGGTAAGCGAAAAAGAAGTATAAACAGAAAAGACCTGGTCAAAAGCAGACCTCAGAGGCGTGGTCAGATGTTGAGGCAGGTGTATTTCTTTGACAGATTTTAGCAGCGAGTCCAAAAACCGAAGCCCAAAACACCGAAACCAGGCCGCCCTGTTTACCTGGCTTTTGGTGGCGTCTTTTGTTTGCTTCGCCAAGCCACTGAAGAAGTTGATCGCTGattaaataataatcataCTGGGCAAATGAAAACCACGCTCAAATGAAGGTCATCACGAATGCGGTCAGCAGAGTGATGTTTACTCATAATAAGGAAGAAGATagtataaaaattgtaataagAGGAAGTTTATGTCTAATGTCAGCAGACTTACAACTACCCACTGTAATTCTGTATTACTTTATTACCGTATCTCAAGTTCATGATCCACTGGCGTCCCTTTCAAATTGATCAATCAATGGCCAagacaattaaataaattatcaCTTGAGAATTGGAACTATAAACATTTGACACTTTTAAGAGCTGTCAAGCCTAAACAGTGGATCATTAAATCAATAAAGTTAAACATTGGAACCATTTTGGGTGAGGCTGTGGTATAAAAACCAAACTTAGACTGATACGGAGGCCAAGTTTTTTCTGCACAGTCATGGTGGAAGTATCGATGGTGATGACGAAGATCTTGCAGCCGAAAACCGGAAACAATCGACCTGCTCTAAATATGTAAATTTACGAACTTTCGAGAATGCCGACACAATGTCAACTTAACTCAAAACATTCCAAAGGTTGTACTcctaaaaaaatacatatcGAGATAAGTAAAAAAAGTCAACCATGACAACAAAGTGATAGATTAGATCGAATTAATATCTTTGAGGCGCTCTTTGTCGTCGGCTTGTCTCGCTTGAATTTATTTAAGGTTTTGTATATTTCCCATGCCCCTGGGCCTTTCAATTAACTTATATGGGCGTGGCTGTAACATGTGTGAGATGTCTCAATTTTTTTGTGAATTTATTGTAGGAgataataaaatttattagGCGCACAAAACTTGATGAATGAAAGATTGTAAAAATTTGCAGAAATTTTGAAATTAGTCGAGGGTGAAATAGTTATGTAAGAAAAGGAGATTCGGTGTATATGAGGtatttaaaaacttaaattacttaaattctttatttttaaattacaaaaataaattttttaaaatttttagtttattgcaaacttataatttttaattttttgatacaatataaaataaataaatagattttGCAAATATTCTGAAGCTTTTATTTTGGTTCTAcctttttatttacttacatAATACAATATTTAATCGTTTCATGTTTCATAGTTATCTTCGCTTGGCTGGGGAACCTCTAAACTTGACTCTTGCTTTTCCACTTCAGACCGCTGAGTAGTTTCATCCTTTTCCTCACTGCTCTCAAACACCGATCGTTCCTTATATCCAGGAGGCGTCTTCATGGCGAACTTTATTCGGCAGGAAACCACCTTGATAACTTcctcataaacttgaatcagctCCAACAAAACGAGATATCTGCCATCAGGGATTCGAAAAGGCACCAGTCTTGAATCAACGATGCCATTTTGCACAAAGTAGAAGCCAGGGACCAAGGGACAAGATATTACGAAAGTGGTGGGCAGTAGGCTTTCGCCCTGGATCTTTTCCACAGTGATATTACGAAGTGAATCGAGGAGCTTACAGAGATCCAAATTCCTCATGCGCACCAAGTCCGTTTGATCGGATCCACCCACTTGATTCGAGAGCTTTCTTGCAAAAATATGCATGAGAAGCTTGCCAGGAAAGGGAATTGTAACTGTTAGATTAACATTGATTTCCTCAAAGTTCACGATGTCAAAGGTCACATGCATATGTTCGGGCACAAAGGATTTGCCATAGAATTCCTCAATATGCAGATTAATCTATATAAAGAGTAATACCTTATAGAAACTATTTGTGTTTATGGAAACAACTCACAGTGCGAACTTGAAAGGCtctaaaaaatacaataaaaatcaaaCTTTGCAGAGGTCGCATGGTTTAATGGTTTCAACCAAATAACTGGTCTGAATTTGCTGACATTTGGCAACTGGGAAATTAGCCTCATTACCCAGCTGTTTAGTCAGGCCACGTTAAATGGACTAATGACTTTGTTTCGGCCCGATTCTTATCGATCAATGGCCCCCAAACAATGATTGCATACACTATGAGTCCACTggggcgtatgcgtaatgtgGGTGTACGAAATGTTTACATGGCGTATGCTTTATGCACAAGCGGAATAACACTGgcataaatattttccaaCCCCTCAACTTGTAATGAGTATTTACAAAATACGAGTCTAACTTGGCAAAAACTTAACGACTCATTTATAAAGACGATATCTATGGAACCCCTGGTTTCCAGTTGCGAATTCAGCGGCCAACTGATGAACTTGAACCAAAAAGCAACTACCAGTGGTAAAAACAGCAAAAGTTTACCATGTAAACGGACATAAATTGTGCCGCCGGAAAGCAAGGCGAACAAAAGTCTCGGATAAATCATCCCAAACCAAATGTATGTATGGCAGTGGACCATAAATTTCGAGCATTTTTATTGCAATTCGCTTGTTTGTACCAAAAACAAGTGCAAACAATGCCAgcgacaaacaaacaaacgctGCCTTAAGCCGCAAACTACAGTGAAAGTGACGTAATGCGATGGTAGCGACAACAACAATCGactaaaaaatatgtataaaaaCCATTAAACAACGACAACAAAGTACAGAGAAAAGCAAGTGGGCAAACGggcagaaaaaaaatgtcaatgTCTTTTACAACGATGCCGAGGAtgaagaagcagcagcagcagctgacCAAGGGGTCAAGGGGTGGTAAAAGCGTGGTAAATGGGTGGTTGGGAGGATCACAGGGGGTATGCACAATGGATAAAGGGCCAGAAAACACCAGGCATTACGAAAAAAGTGTACTTTGTTTGCATATGTGTGACCTTTTGCAGGGGGCTTGGCACGTGTTTCGACTATCGAAAAAAGTCAGGTGACTTAAATAAAAGTGTAAAGTTTCTACAGGTGAAAGTAACACATATCTCAGGAATAAATATCtttaagaataaatatttgaacTGAGTTAAACAGTTTAACTTATAAAGTAAAGGGAGAAATAAAGTTACAGATGAGTTACAGTTTTAATGATATATTTtgtttagtttatttttaatattatgcACAATGTAATATTTTGttcaaaataacaattaaagGCTTCCAAGTTTTTGGCATTTACTATTGGGTTAAATTGACCTTTAAAATAGTTACTCTTACAACAACGAAATACACAAAACGTATTTTTTTATGGTAGTTGTACTATTAAATAGTAAgcaaagcaacaacaaaatatGCATCACTATTTTCAGTAGTTGCTCACTTTTTTATATAGTTGGTAAAACtcacacttttttttttgggtgtagaAAAGTTaacgaaaatataaaatgttgTTAGTGGTATTATAGTTTTTGAGAGGTCTAAAATCTCTCATTTAGGTTCGTAGAGatgacttaaaaaatatagctTGCAATTGTAATtagatataaaataaaaaaaaactctagttataaaaatcatttttgataaaatttagaATTTcttaattgaattaaattaaattaaatgatttCATATATGAATTATATGATATATCACGATATCATCTCTAATGCATATGGCCGCGGTGGTTTTCTGGAAAAAATTCACATGCATCGGATGTCGGCTTACAATTTTATTTACCTCTCCGCTTTTTCGTTTTCTTCGCTTTTCGTACACTTTATATATAAAGTTTATACATACGTATACTTTATGCGTTCAACGTTTTTTATCGCCTCAATTTACAATTCAATGTCACGCCGGGCACTGTTGTTGCTTCTTCAACATTGCCAAATTGAGGCAAAGTAAAGAAGaagctgttgctgctgcaccAGAAGATCAGCAAGATCATTTTGCTGCAGAACCGGTTGGTTGGGCTCCACCTTATCGAAATATTCCCCCCCACCGCCAAACTGCAGACAATGCAGCCCCAATGAAAAATTAAGTGTGTATCGCGACCTTGAGACTTAAACTCCGGCCCAAAAACCAAAACCgaaaccaaaaacaaaaccaCAACTGCAATTGCTGGTCATCTTGATGCCACTGCCATTCAGGTATTATTTATGTAGGCATGTGGGGCCCATCGAGTTTTATGAACTTGCCCGCCCCGCGTGATAATAATTGTTATTGCCCCCATACATTATGTTTTACTGGGCTAGGGAGGGGTGATATCATTAACAGTCTAGTCCAGATCCATCCAGATACATATCTTTGTAAACGGTGGGCGCGACGATGTCTGGGATTTCCGCTTTTATcagggctttgggaaaatactTAGCATTGCTGGTACTACGTAATGTTGGTAGTATCTCAACCTTTTTGTACTttaatcattttttatttttgcgagaacaaattgtcattattatttttaaaaattcctaATATGGTATGATCTTGAAATATATATTGGCCTTATAAAGTCAATTTATATAACAGTTTCAAACTTGTTTACAATGCTTACAAGTAAACTTTAATAAAGGGAACAATCCTAACGTTTAAATAACTTaaggattttaatttttaaatatttaacaaaataCATGGGCACTTTTAAAATAGGTAAAATCCTATAGCAAATTAGTTATTTTATATCGCAAGCTCACATTAGGTCccacaaattaaaaacaaattaagaCCTCTCTAAACGCATACCAATAATACTTAAACTAATGCTGGCTGGTTACTAAGTTTTAACAGTAGTGTGTATAATCAGCATATAAATAACTTGGAGGTTAAGATCAATGTTTATAGACGAGCGGGTAAGTGAATTCCATGCTCAGCGAGGGTGGCTTGAGAAATTCTTTTGATCAAGGTTTAAAGGAATAATTATAAGTTTGCAGATTTTTTATTCAGTTTCTGAAATAAATCATGTTTTTCTAAATAACCCTAACtaactatttaatattttttcatttaaagatttatttatatattctttttattATGAACTATCTAGTCAACCCACGACAATGGAGAATCTGGGTTTATTTCCACATCAAACACTTGGGCAGTGGAATTTTTCTGGTTTCGACGTACTTTAAAGAGCATTTGGCCCATTGATTCCGTAGATCAATGCTAAGAGAGTTGTAATTAAACTAGCATACTACAAAAATTCGAATACATTTTTATCGCAAGTCGTGTTTTGTTTGGTTGATTTAGCACTTGAGATTCCTGCTTTTACAGTGGGCCCACCCACTCGGGCGACACGAAGAGGTATACCAAATATATAGTGGCAAAGTGTATCCATAGATAAAATGCAAATTCCCGTTAATTGAATGCCAAACAAAAGCGCAGTGGCAGCCGCAACATTGAGAAGGGGTTCTATTagttttttttggttttttggaGCTGGGTGTTTGAAAAATCAATTAGCAGTATAAAATGCTTTTTCGGTTTTAAAGCCGTCGTACCTGGGTTagtttttgtaatattatttCTGCTTTTCTCCTCTCCTCTTGGTTAAAAGAGAGAGCAAATCCCAGAACCTACACTACACACCAACCACCCACACCACCCAGTGAAAACTGAAAAGCGAGAGAGGAAAAGCAGTGGAAAAACCGCAGCTGCTGCTTTAAATTTATGCCAACGCGGCATTAGAAGCATGGCTTGCGGTTAAATGGGCAGTGGGTGGTGGCATTggaaggggggggggggggggggggggctcGGAAAATGGTGAAAATGGCAAAGAGATGCAGGGGGTGGGGGGGGGGGCGTTATTTCAGCCATATTGGCTAGGTATTGGTAACATGTATGTGTGCGCCTGTGGGTGTTGCAAACTGCAAGAAATCAAGGCTTTAGTTGCGGCGGTCGCAACGAAAAATGGCGGAGCGCTTTATGAATATTTATAACACAATGGAGCATGAAAAAGTTCGTTTGTAGGTGGATGGGAAAAGGGGGGGATTTAAGGGGGGCGGGGTGAATACATGTGGGTGATACAAGGAGCTATCCAGGTTCAAGCGTCTGTTATCGATATCATTGCCCGATTGACAGGAAGGGGGTTAATGGAAGGATCAAGTCCGATAAAATCCTTCAGAAAATGTGGTTACaaataaagttaaaatcaaaatatattttgggGGTCTACCCAAAGACATTACCTTTAAGAACTCATATATCAAGAACTATTTGcatgataataataaaaccCATTTTATTAATCTTTATTTACCCCTACACGCTCCTGTTCTTCCAGCTAGAATCCTACAAAGAATCTCCCCGACTTACAATGCAAATGGAAATGCCAGAAGCAGGAAAAgtaaccccccccccccacttCCAATTCCACTTCCTGTGCATTCGTCCTTGCATTTAGATTGGCAATAAATTAATACTTGAACATGGAAAGTTCCGCCATTAGAAGTGCGCATCGAATGACACAcatttggaaaatatttaatttggcTAAAATGCCAATCGTACTGGAATCCAGTTAAAATCCTTTTGCATTTCCATATCAACTGAATATTGCACATACGCAATGTGGGTGGAGCTCATTGAAAACAAATTTACAGCaaaagtttaaattaaaaattgtgcAAAATGTTAGGCAAGAAGAAAAATGGATGGCTAAAACCGAAACCAAAGCAAATATTGATTGGGTGCGTGAAAAAGGGGCAAAAGGGGAAACCCCCGACTGCGGGCACGTGCTGGCGCCATCTAGCGGTCGCTGCATGCAAATTGCCAAATCAGTGCGTGACTTGTAAAATTTCAACAAAAGCTGCGAACAAAAAACTCGAATGCAAACTGTTAGATATGACAAAGCAAACTTAACTAGCGgttatttagtttttttctttggctttttttggaaattttaaaCTAGCACGCACGTGTAACGCCCCACAATGGAGTATGTAGctgaaaaaaaattacacAAAAAACGAGGTGGTCCAGTCTTTAAGCGCCGGTCAATTACCGAGTTTACAGAATGCCCCGGCTAATGGTCAGCTCATTCATGACTCGTTTAATGGCCCTCAAACT is from Drosophila suzukii chromosome 3, CBGP_Dsuzu_IsoJpt1.0, whole genome shotgun sequence and encodes:
- the LOC108014469 gene encoding uncharacterized protein is translated as MKFLLLTVFLCLAVCFMVTSAAPREEAIPEGLEGPGSESINPSDDQGILLKLKLLKKLLFLG
- the LOC118877467 gene encoding uncharacterized protein — translated: MRPLQSLIFIVFFRAFQVRTINLHIEEFYGKSFVPEHMHVTFDIVNFEEINVNLTVTIPFPGKLLMHIFARKLSNQVGGSDQTDLVRMRNLDLCKLLDSLRNITVEKIQGESLLPTTFVISCPLVPGFYFVQNGIVDSRLVPFRIPDGRYLVLLELIQVYEEVIKVVSCRIKFAMKTPPGYKERSVFESSEEKDETTQRSEVEKQESSLEVPQPSEDNYET
- the LOC108012782 gene encoding uncharacterized protein: MKYLALTLFVCLVALALVSAVPVDESLIGDNIYQPAFDDVQRPQDPQAIFKLKKLLKLKKLLG